In Rutidosis leptorrhynchoides isolate AG116_Rl617_1_P2 chromosome 2, CSIRO_AGI_Rlap_v1, whole genome shotgun sequence, one genomic interval encodes:
- the LOC139891053 gene encoding pentatricopeptide repeat-containing protein At3g14580, mitochondrial yields the protein MIYRSIVNCSTKLRKINLIFVHYHSTSSLTKPDPLDSLRNHKDWLSPTEAIKLFETLKDPNLTLNLLHHLSNRKDYKPNEALYTSVINNLSKAKNFNGIEYVMKTIKLEKNCRLSDGFFYNVIRIYGLQAGLVNEMIKTLYDMPSYSVWPTSKTFNFVLNLLVNTKNFDVIHKVYSSAGRLGVEIDSCCLNIMIKGLCKNGDVDDALKVFDEFPKQGCKPNVRTFSALMHGLYKLGRVDEAFALLGKMEVENVEADTILINVLISGLRKNGKVKESIELYDKMLLKGCEPIPSTYQEVLYAFLDSRNYVDAMKLIRKMSSKKMVPSFESYKLIIGGLCEEKNLEDVDLVLKQMIEDGYVPKLTMWRQIVQCILNEKTTIETV from the coding sequence ATGATTTATCGTTCGATCGTTAATTGCAGTACCAAGCTTCGTAAAATTAATCTGATTTTCGTTCATTATCATTCAACTTCTTCACTCACAAAACCTGACCCACTTGATTCATTACGCAATCATAAAGACTGGTTAAGCCCAACTGAAGCCATCAAACTATTCGAAACCCTAAAAGATCCCAATTTGACCCTCAATCTGCTCCATCATCTCTCCAATCGAAAAGATTATAAACCCAATGAAGCTCTTTACACATCCGTTATAAACAACCTTTCGAAAGCCAAAAACTTCAACGGAATCGAATATGTAATGAAAACAATCAAACTCGAAAAAAATTGCAGACTTTCGGATGGGTTTTTCTACAATGTGATCAGGATTTATGGACTGCAGGCTGGTCTAGTAAATGAAATGATTAAAACACTATACGATATGCCGAGTTATAGCGTTTGGCCGACTTCGAAAACGTTTAATTTTGTGTTGAATTTGCTTGTGAATACTAAGAACTTTGATGTGATTCATAAGGTTTATTCGAGTGCTGGAAGATTAGGTGTTGAAATTGACTCATGTTGTTTGAATATCATGATTAAAGGGTTATGTAAAAATGGAGATGTTGATGATGCACTCAAGGTGTTCGATGAATTTCCTAAACAAGGGTGTAAGCCTAACGTAAGAACTTTTTCGGCTTTAATGCATGGGTTGTATAAACTTGGTCGTGTTGATGAGGCGTTTGCCTTGCTTGGTAAAATGGAAGTCGAGAATGTGGAGGCAGAtactattttgataaatgtattgataTCGGGTTTGAGGAAAAATGGTAAAGTTAAAGAAAGTATCGAGCTTTATGATAAGATGTTGTTGAAGGGATGTGAACCTATTCCTAGCACGTACCAAGAGGTTTTGTATGCTTTTCTTGATAGTAGAAATTATGTTGATGCTATGAAGTTGATACGGAAGATGTCGTCTAAGAAGATGGTTCCAAGTTTCGAGTCGTATAAATTGATTATCGGTGGTCTTTGTGAAGAAAAGAATTTAGAGGATGTTGATTTGGTTTTAAAGCAGATGATAGAAGATggttatgtaccaaaattgactatgtGGAGGCagattgttcagtgtatattgaatGAGAAAACCACAATTGAGACTGTTTAA